Proteins co-encoded in one Marmota flaviventris isolate mMarFla1 chromosome 9, mMarFla1.hap1, whole genome shotgun sequence genomic window:
- the Fzd4 gene encoding frizzled-4 isoform X2, with the protein MCTEKINIPIGPCGGMCLSVKRRCEPVLKEFGFAWPESLNCSKFPPQNDHNHMCMEGPGDEEVPLPHKTPVQPGEECHSVGTNSDQYIWVKRSLNCVLKCGYDAGLYSRSAKEFTDTWMAVWASLCFISTAFTVLTFLIDSSRFSYPERPIIFLSMCYNIYSIAYIVRLTVGRERISCDFEEAAEPVLIQEGLKNTGCAIIFLLMYFFGMASSIWWVILTLTWFLAAGLKWGHEAIEMHSSYFHIAAWAIPAVKTIVILIMRLVDADELTGLCYVGNQNLDALTGFVVAPLFTYLVIGTLFIAAGLVALFKIRSNLQKDGTKTDKLERLMVKIGVFSVLYTVPATCVIACYFYEISNWAIFRYSADDSNMAVEMLKIFMSLLVGITSGMWIWSAKTLHTWQKCSNRLVNSGKVKREKRGNGWVKPGKGNETVV; encoded by the coding sequence ATGTGCACAGAGAAGATCAACATCCCCATTGGCCCATGTGGCGGTATGTGTCTTTCCGTCAAGAGACGCTGTGAACCGGTCCTGAAGGAATTTGGATTTGCCTGGCCAGAGAGCCTAAATTGCAGCAAATTCCCACCACAGAACGACCACAATCACATGTGCATGGAAGGGCCAGGTGACGAAGAGGTGCCCTTACCTCACAAAACCCCTGTACAGCCTGGGGAGGAGTGTCACTCCGTGGGAACCAATTCAGATCAGTATATTTGGGTGAAAAGGAGCCTGAACTGCGTTCTTAAGTGTGGCTACGATGCTGGTTTATACAGCCGCTCAGCCAAGGAGTTCACTGATACCTGGATGGCGGTGTGGGCCAGCCTGTGCTTCATCTCCACTGCCTTCACCGTGCTGACCTTTCTGATTGATTCTTCCAGGTTTTCTTACCCTGAGCGCCCCATCATATTTCTCAGTATGTGCTATAATATTTATAGCATTGCTTATATTGTCAGGCTGACTGTAGGCCGGGAAAGGATATCCTGCGATTTTGAAGAGGCAGCAGAACCCGTTCTTATCCAAGAAGGACTTAAGAACACAGGATGTGCAATAATTTTCTTGCTGATGTACTTTTTTGGAATGGCCAGCTCCATTTGGTGGGTTATTCTGACACTCACTTGGTTTTTGGCAGCAGGACTCAAATGGGGTCATGAAGCCATTGAAATGCACAGCTCTTATTTCCACATTGCAGCCTGGGCCATCCCAGCAGTGAAGACTATTGTCATCTTGATTATGAGATTGGTGGATGCCGATGAACTGACTGGCCTGTGCTATGTTGGGAATCAAAACCTTGATGCCCTCACTGGCTTTGTGGTGGCCCCTCTCTTCACTTATTTGGTGATTGGAACTTTGTTCATTGCTGCAGGTTTGGTGGCCTTATTCAAAATTCGGTCAAATCTTCAAAAGGATGGGACAAAGACAGACAAATTGGAAAGACTGATGGTCAAGATTGGGGTCTTCTCAGTACTGTATACTGTTCCTGCAACCTGTGTGATTGCCTGTTATTTCTATGAAATTTCTAATTGGGCAATCTTTCGGTATTCTGCAGATGACTCCAATATGGCTGttgaaatgttgaaaatttttatgtctttgcTTGTGGGCATCACTTCAGGCATGTGGATCTGGTCTGCCAAAACGCTTCACACGTGGCAGAAGTGTTCCAACAGATTGGTGAATTCTGGGAaggtaaagagagagaagagagggaatgGTTGGGTGAAGCCTGGGAAAGGCAATGAAACTGTGGTGTAA
- the Fzd4 gene encoding frizzled-4 isoform X1: protein MAWRGAGPSVPGAPGGVGLSLGLLLQLLLLLGRARSFGDEEERRCDPIRISMCQNLGYNVTKMPNLVGHELQTDAELQLTTFTPLIQYGCSSQLQFFLCSVYVPMCTEKINIPIGPCGGMCLSVKRRCEPVLKEFGFAWPESLNCSKFPPQNDHNHMCMEGPGDEEVPLPHKTPVQPGEECHSVGTNSDQYIWVKRSLNCVLKCGYDAGLYSRSAKEFTDTWMAVWASLCFISTAFTVLTFLIDSSRFSYPERPIIFLSMCYNIYSIAYIVRLTVGRERISCDFEEAAEPVLIQEGLKNTGCAIIFLLMYFFGMASSIWWVILTLTWFLAAGLKWGHEAIEMHSSYFHIAAWAIPAVKTIVILIMRLVDADELTGLCYVGNQNLDALTGFVVAPLFTYLVIGTLFIAAGLVALFKIRSNLQKDGTKTDKLERLMVKIGVFSVLYTVPATCVIACYFYEISNWAIFRYSADDSNMAVEMLKIFMSLLVGITSGMWIWSAKTLHTWQKCSNRLVNSGKVKREKRGNGWVKPGKGNETVV from the exons ATGGCCTGGCGGGGCGCAGGGCCGAGCGTCCCGGGGGCACCCGGAGGTGTCGGGCTCAGTCTGGGGCTGCTGCTGCAGTTGCTCCTACTGCTGGGGCGGGCACGGAGTTTCGGGGACGAGGAGGAGCGGCGTTGCGACCCCATCCGCATCTCCATGTGCCAGAACCTCGGCTACAACGTGACCAAGATGCCCAACCTGGTGGGGCACGAGCTGCAGACGGACGCCGAGCTCCAACTGACAACTTTCACGCCGCTGATTCAGTACGGCTGCTCCAGCCAGCTGCAG TTCTTCCTTTGTTCGGTTTATGTGCCAATGTGCACAGAGAAGATCAACATCCCCATTGGCCCATGTGGCGGTATGTGTCTTTCCGTCAAGAGACGCTGTGAACCGGTCCTGAAGGAATTTGGATTTGCCTGGCCAGAGAGCCTAAATTGCAGCAAATTCCCACCACAGAACGACCACAATCACATGTGCATGGAAGGGCCAGGTGACGAAGAGGTGCCCTTACCTCACAAAACCCCTGTACAGCCTGGGGAGGAGTGTCACTCCGTGGGAACCAATTCAGATCAGTATATTTGGGTGAAAAGGAGCCTGAACTGCGTTCTTAAGTGTGGCTACGATGCTGGTTTATACAGCCGCTCAGCCAAGGAGTTCACTGATACCTGGATGGCGGTGTGGGCCAGCCTGTGCTTCATCTCCACTGCCTTCACCGTGCTGACCTTTCTGATTGATTCTTCCAGGTTTTCTTACCCTGAGCGCCCCATCATATTTCTCAGTATGTGCTATAATATTTATAGCATTGCTTATATTGTCAGGCTGACTGTAGGCCGGGAAAGGATATCCTGCGATTTTGAAGAGGCAGCAGAACCCGTTCTTATCCAAGAAGGACTTAAGAACACAGGATGTGCAATAATTTTCTTGCTGATGTACTTTTTTGGAATGGCCAGCTCCATTTGGTGGGTTATTCTGACACTCACTTGGTTTTTGGCAGCAGGACTCAAATGGGGTCATGAAGCCATTGAAATGCACAGCTCTTATTTCCACATTGCAGCCTGGGCCATCCCAGCAGTGAAGACTATTGTCATCTTGATTATGAGATTGGTGGATGCCGATGAACTGACTGGCCTGTGCTATGTTGGGAATCAAAACCTTGATGCCCTCACTGGCTTTGTGGTGGCCCCTCTCTTCACTTATTTGGTGATTGGAACTTTGTTCATTGCTGCAGGTTTGGTGGCCTTATTCAAAATTCGGTCAAATCTTCAAAAGGATGGGACAAAGACAGACAAATTGGAAAGACTGATGGTCAAGATTGGGGTCTTCTCAGTACTGTATACTGTTCCTGCAACCTGTGTGATTGCCTGTTATTTCTATGAAATTTCTAATTGGGCAATCTTTCGGTATTCTGCAGATGACTCCAATATGGCTGttgaaatgttgaaaatttttatgtctttgcTTGTGGGCATCACTTCAGGCATGTGGATCTGGTCTGCCAAAACGCTTCACACGTGGCAGAAGTGTTCCAACAGATTGGTGAATTCTGGGAaggtaaagagagagaagagagggaatgGTTGGGTGAAGCCTGGGAAAGGCAATGAAACTGTGGTGTAA